Proteins co-encoded in one Pirellulales bacterium genomic window:
- a CDS encoding OmpA family protein, whose protein sequence is MSSVRYAGTALAGVARHCYYPTRFSSLLPPLAARQLFTSLNSEIAMRGSAAGRVLLAFAVLAIAGCAQNPYALQTQLTTVQQQQAALAQRNQELQSRASSLDQDNQDLQTQLAQTQRQSRLMQDQVSALREQLSSTTSQLAQARQDKVVVEKNAQAVVASTKRRAGALITPNNSLKQNLPNLSIPGVEVRQDGDTVRFELSADRLFSPGTTQLRSDATQLLDAVAAEIERNYSEQIIGVEGHTDSDPPPSQVSPHQYSMSEAMAVFDYLTARTHLRPNQLFLVGHGGNHPVVSNATTAGKARNRRVELVIYPDKCGQ, encoded by the coding sequence ATGTCGTCGGTTCGCTACGCCGGAACTGCCCTTGCTGGAGTGGCGCGGCATTGCTACTATCCCACCCGATTTTCTTCTCTTCTGCCGCCCCTGGCGGCGCGGCAGCTTTTCACGTCGCTCAATTCGGAGATCGCCATGCGGGGTTCCGCCGCTGGCCGGGTGCTGTTGGCGTTCGCGGTGCTGGCGATTGCCGGGTGCGCCCAGAATCCGTACGCATTGCAAACTCAATTGACGACCGTCCAGCAGCAGCAAGCGGCGCTGGCGCAGCGCAATCAAGAACTGCAAAGCCGCGCCTCGTCGCTCGATCAGGACAATCAGGACTTGCAAACGCAATTGGCTCAAACGCAGCGCCAATCGCGGCTGATGCAAGACCAGGTCTCCGCCTTGCGCGAGCAGCTCAGCAGCACGACCTCGCAGTTGGCGCAGGCCCGGCAGGATAAAGTGGTCGTCGAGAAGAACGCCCAGGCGGTCGTCGCTTCCACCAAGCGCCGCGCCGGGGCGCTGATCACGCCGAACAACAGCCTCAAGCAGAACCTGCCCAATCTCAGCATTCCCGGCGTCGAGGTCCGGCAGGATGGCGACACGGTGCGGTTCGAGCTTTCGGCGGATCGGCTGTTCAGCCCCGGCACGACCCAGCTTCGTTCCGACGCGACGCAGTTGCTCGACGCGGTGGCCGCGGAGATCGAGCGGAACTATTCGGAGCAGATCATCGGCGTGGAAGGGCATACCGACAGCGACCCACCGCCGTCGCAAGTCTCGCCGCACCAATACTCGATGAGCGAGGCGATGGCCGTGTTCGACTATCTCACCGCCCGCACGCATTTGCGGCCAAACCAACTCTTCCTGGTCGGGCACGGGGGGAACCATCCGGTCGTAAGCAATGCGACCACTGCCGGCAAGGCCCGCAACCGCCGAGTCGAACTGGTCATCTATCCCGACAAGTGCGGACAATAG
- a CDS encoding lysophospholipid acyltransferase family protein, giving the protein MKITNPFATNVVGLLATTAIRGWMSTLEYKFAAYEPNTDPLETAFHGQKIYIFWHEYILCPLYLRGHCNVAMLLSQHRDAGYLARIAYHMGYKCVRGSSYRGGATALRELLRKSRGMNLTITPDGPRGPRRRLAPGPIYLASKLGMPLVAAGMGYDRPWRMRTWDRFALPRPGSRARLVTGPAITIPPDLDRDSIERYRGGVERLLNRLTSEAEAWAEAGTAKREEAPVRREPARRRSESSARSLEFPEPIPRPRIALPPAA; this is encoded by the coding sequence GTGAAAATCACCAATCCCTTTGCGACCAATGTGGTGGGGCTGCTGGCCACCACCGCCATCCGCGGATGGATGAGCACGCTCGAATACAAATTTGCCGCCTACGAGCCAAACACCGATCCACTCGAAACGGCCTTCCACGGTCAAAAGATCTACATCTTTTGGCACGAATACATCCTTTGCCCGCTTTATCTTCGCGGACATTGCAATGTGGCGATGCTGTTAAGTCAGCATCGCGACGCGGGGTATTTGGCCCGCATCGCGTACCACATGGGATACAAGTGTGTGCGGGGTTCTTCGTATCGAGGCGGGGCCACGGCGTTGCGCGAGCTGCTGCGCAAGAGTCGCGGAATGAATCTGACAATTACGCCGGATGGTCCCCGTGGGCCGCGCCGTAGGCTGGCGCCCGGACCGATCTATCTGGCCTCGAAGCTGGGGATGCCCTTGGTCGCGGCCGGGATGGGTTACGACCGCCCCTGGCGGATGCGCACCTGGGACCGCTTCGCCCTCCCCCGACCCGGCTCGCGAGCGCGTTTGGTCACTGGTCCGGCAATTACGATTCCGCCGGACCTGGATCGCGACTCGATCGAGCGCTATCGCGGCGGTGTGGAGCGGCTCCTGAACCGCCTTACCAGCGAAGCGGAGGCCTGGGCCGAAGCCGGTACGGCCAAGCGTGAAGAGGCGCCGGTCCGCCGCGAACCTGCGCGGCGCCGTTCCGAATCGTCCGCTCGGTCGCTGGAATTTCCCGAACCGATCCCACGCCCGCGGATCGCACTGCCGCCGGCTGCATGA
- the hisH gene encoding imidazole glycerol phosphate synthase subunit HisH, translating to MLAIIDYQMGNLRSVQKGFEKVGHAALITSDPADLAAADKIVLPGVGAFPDAIAELRRRGLVEPIKQAIAAGKPFLGICLGLQLLFDFGYEGGRFEGLGVLPGEVVRFDLPAEYKVPHMGWNALEIRRRAPILAGLENGAHAYFVHSYYVVPRDPELIATQTDYGGPFCSMIWRDNIFATQFHPEKSQSDGLRILKNFAELTA from the coding sequence ATGCTCGCGATCATCGACTACCAGATGGGCAATCTTCGCAGCGTCCAAAAGGGATTCGAAAAGGTCGGCCATGCAGCGTTGATCACGAGCGACCCGGCTGATTTGGCCGCAGCCGACAAGATCGTGCTCCCCGGCGTGGGCGCCTTCCCTGATGCGATTGCCGAATTGCGGCGTCGCGGATTGGTCGAACCGATCAAGCAGGCGATCGCCGCCGGAAAACCGTTTTTGGGCATTTGTCTGGGCTTGCAGCTTTTATTTGACTTTGGCTATGAAGGAGGGCGGTTCGAGGGTCTAGGAGTGTTGCCCGGCGAAGTGGTACGGTTCGATCTGCCGGCGGAATACAAAGTTCCGCACATGGGTTGGAACGCCCTGGAGATTCGCCGCCGAGCGCCCATCTTAGCCGGATTGGAAAATGGGGCTCACGCGTACTTCGTGCATTCCTATTACGTCGTGCCGCGGGATCCGGAACTGATCGCCACGCAAACCGATTACGGCGGCCCCTTCTGCTCGATGATCTGGCGCGACAATATCTTCGCCACGCAGTTTCATCCCGAGAAGAGCCAATCCGACGGCCTGCGAATCCTCAAGAACTTTGCCGAGCTGACGGCGTAG
- the dapF gene encoding diaminopimelate epimerase — translation MRFTKMHGAGNDYVYVDCFAQPIPADPPELARKIADRHFGVGGDGLILICRSNIADARMRMFNADGSEAEMCGNGVRCVAKYVYDHGLARKPTLKIETGRGVLALDLEVVDGRAERVRVDMGEPILDMARIPVDLPREIGSKQLVDFPLDKYIPLRLDREWSEVDCRLDPRMTAVSMGNPHLVIYCGQVAGVPLETLGRFLETQPIFPKRINVHFVQIQSRDEVTMRTWERGSGITLACGTGASAVCVAGVLTERTARKILAHLPGGDLQLEWNATDNHVYMTGPAVEVFSGDW, via the coding sequence ATGCGGTTCACCAAGATGCACGGGGCGGGCAACGACTATGTTTATGTCGATTGCTTTGCCCAACCAATCCCCGCCGACCCGCCGGAGCTGGCCCGCAAAATCGCCGATCGGCATTTCGGCGTCGGCGGAGACGGACTGATCTTGATTTGCCGGTCGAATATCGCCGACGCCCGGATGCGGATGTTCAATGCCGACGGGTCGGAAGCGGAGATGTGCGGCAATGGCGTGCGCTGCGTGGCCAAGTACGTCTACGATCACGGGCTGGCTCGCAAGCCGACGCTGAAGATTGAAACGGGCCGCGGTGTGCTTGCGCTCGATCTCGAAGTCGTCGACGGTCGCGCCGAGCGGGTCCGAGTCGATATGGGAGAGCCGATCTTGGATATGGCTCGAATCCCGGTTGATTTGCCGCGCGAGATCGGGTCAAAACAGCTAGTGGATTTTCCCTTGGATAAGTACATTCCGCTACGCTTGGACCGCGAATGGTCGGAGGTGGACTGTCGGCTCGATCCGCGAATGACTGCTGTTTCAATGGGCAATCCACATTTGGTGATCTATTGCGGACAAGTAGCCGGAGTGCCGTTGGAGACTTTGGGACGGTTCCTCGAGACTCAGCCGATCTTTCCCAAGCGGATCAATGTGCATTTCGTCCAGATCCAATCGCGCGACGAGGTGACGATGCGCACGTGGGAGCGCGGCAGCGGCATCACTCTCGCTTGCGGCACGGGGGCCAGCGCCGTCTGCGTGGCCGGTGTGCTCACCGAACGGACGGCTCGCAAAATACTCGCGCACCTGCCGGGGGGCGATCTGCAATTGGAATGGAACGCCACCGATAACCATGTGTACATGACCGGGCCGGCCGTCGAAGTTTTTTCCGGCGACTGGTAG